From a region of the Capricornis sumatraensis isolate serow.1 chromosome 22, serow.2, whole genome shotgun sequence genome:
- the MDFI gene encoding myoD family inhibitor, giving the protein MSQVSGQHPPHCDAPHGAPSAAPGPAQTPSLLPGLEVVTGSAHPVEAALEEGSLEEAAAPSMTQGNDPGAPQALDSTDLDVPIEAVTRQPQGNPLDCTPLVANGSGHPSELGGTRRTGNGALGGPKAHRKLQTHPSLASQGSKKSKGSTKSAASQIPLQAQEDCCVHCILSCLFCEFLTLCNLVLDCATCGSCSSEDSCLCCCCCGSGECADCDLPCDLDCGILDACCESADCLEICMECCGLCFSS; this is encoded by the exons CCCAgaccccatccctcctccctgggCTGGAGGTAGTGACCGGATCTGCTCACCCCGTGGAGGCAGCGCTTGAGGAGGGCTCCCTGGAGGAAGCAGCGGCACCCTCCATGACCCAAGGCAATGACCCTGGGGCCCCCCAGGCCCTGGACAGCACTGACCTCGATGTCCCCATAGAAGCTGTGACAC GCCAGCCCCAGgggaaccccttggactgcaccCCACTAGTGGCGAATGGCTCTGGCCACCCCTCGGAGCTGGGCGGCACCAGGCGGACGGGGAACGGTGCCCTGGGTGGCCCCAAGGCCCACCGGAAGTTGCAGACACACCCATCTCTCGCTAGCCAGGGCAGTAAGAAGAGCAAGGGGAGCACCAAGTCCGCTGCCTCCCAGATTCCCCTCCAGGCGCAGGAAG ACTGCTGCGTCCACTGCATCCTGTCCTGCCTGTTCTGCGAGTTCCTGACGCTGTGCAACCTGGTCCTGGACTGCGCCACGTGCGGCTCCTGCAGCTCCGAGGACtcatgcctctgctgctgctgctgcggctccGGCGAGTGTGCCGACTGCGACCTGCCCTGCGACCTGGACTGCGGCATCCTGGACGCCTGCTGCGAGTCGGCCGACTGCCTGGAGATCTGCATGGAGTGCTGCggcctctgcttctcctcctga